CAGTGCATCGTCATCAACCTGACCCAGACCAAGCCGTCGTACTGGCAGGGCCAGTTGCACGACCCACGCCTGACCGAAGCGGACTTCTACCTCTCGGTGCACGCCGACATGCCCGGCGCCAGCGTGCTGGAACTGGTACCGCGTGCGTTCAAGGTCGGCTCGCCCGAAGACATCGAAGTGGTGGTCAACAGCGCCATGCCGGGCGTCACGCTCAACCACTCGACGCGCCTGCCCAATGCAATCCCGGTGCGACTGGACAATCACTACTTCTCCATCGAACCGCATGGCCGGGTCTATGAGCGAATGATGACCGCTCAGGCGATCTCCTTTTACGCGCCCAGCGCTTTCACCAACCTCAAGCTTGAACTGATGGCGGTACTCAAATGACCGAAGCTGTGATGCAAGGCGCCGTAGTGGCCGCCACTGACAAACCGAGCCTCAAAGACCTCGTGCAGGACTTCATCAGCATGGCGTTGATCGTGCGCAGAGGACGTCAAGTGACCTCGGTGACGGCCTTCGAGGCCAGTGTCGACAGCTTCTTTACCGCTCTGGAACGCGATGCGCGCAACGCCAATTACAGCGTTGACCAGGTCAAGGACACGCAGTACGCGCTGTGTGCGTTTCTCGATGAAAGCGTGTTGCGTTCCGGCGACAACGCCCTGCGCCGCCACTTCGAATTGCAACCGCTGCAATTCCGGTTTTTCGGCGTGCATCTGGCGGGCGAAGGATTCTTCGAAAAGATCGAATCGTTGCGCGCCGACGTGAAACGCAATCTGGACGTGCTGGAGGTGTACCACCTGTGCCTGGCACTGGGTTTCGAGGGCAAGTTCAGCCTCGGTCAGAAGGATCAGCTGCGCTACCTGGCCAACACGCTGGGCCAGGACATCGCACGGTATCGCAAGACCCCCAAAGCGCTGTCGCCTGACTGGGCATTGCCGGATCAGGTCTCGCAAATGCTTCGTCATGAAGTCCCCGTGTGGCTGTACCTGGCGCTCATCGCGCTGGTCTGCGTCGGGGTTTACCTGACGCTCGACTGGCTGTTGGGCAAAGACGTTGCCGCTTTGGCAGAACACATCAGCCAGCTGTTCAGTGCCTGAGCACAGGTCAGGTAACCGGGTCAGGAAGACATGAAGACACTATTGCGTTCGTTAAAAAGTTTCTGGTTTCTCATCCCCATGCTGTGGGCGGTGAGCCTGTTGCTGTGCTGGCTGGTCGCGCCACGCATTGCAGCGCTGCGTGAGCACACCCCTGAGGCGATGATCATCATCAGCGCCTTCTACGTGCTGATCATCGTGCTGCGCCAATACCGACGCATCCGCGCGGAACGCAACCTTGAAAACCTGGTGCAGATCGAAGTCGATCGCTCACTCAAATCCACCGGTGAGTTCCGCGACCAGCAAGTGCTGCGCGAGCGCCTCAAGCACGCCATCGCGATGCTGCGCACGGACCGTTCTGCCGGCGGCGGTGGTTCATCGGCTTTGTATGATTTGCCGTGGTACCTGGTGATCGGCATGTCGGCGGCGGGCAAGACGTCGCTGCTGACCCGTTCGGGACTGTCGGCCAGCATTGCCAGCAGCGCCAACGAAAGCCAGAGCGGCACCCAGCACTGCGACTGGTACTTCAGCCCTGAAGCGGTAATGATCGACACAGCCGGCCGTTACCTGCGTGACGACCAGTCGGCGAGCGAGTTCGCGGCGTTCCTGCGGATGCTGAAAAAGCAGCGCAGCAAAGCGGCCGTCAACGGTCTGGTGCTGGTGGTCAGCCTGCCTGAATTGCTGGCTGGCAGCGCCGATGAACGCAACGAACTGGCTGCGCAACTGGTGTCGCGTATCGAGGAATACACCGAGTGCCTGGACGCCAACCCCCCGATCTATCTGATGCTCAGCAAGACCGACCAGATACCGGGGTTCAGTCAGGCGTTCGAGGGGCTGGACCTGCACGAGCGTCAGCAGCCGTTGGGCATGACCTTCGGTTTGTCGGAGATTCGCAATCAGGGCCTGCGCCCTGTATTGGAAGCCAAGCTTGCCAATCTGCACCGCCATATTCGTCGTCACGTCGATGCGCAGATGGTCGCGCTGGGCGCTGATGCCAACAGCACTCTGCTCAACTTCCCCAACTATTTCGCCGAACTGTCAGTGGCGCTGGAGCAGTTTCTTCAGCACTTTGCACAGAGCGGGCATGGCGGCACGCAGTTGCTGCTGCGCGGGCTGTATTTCACCAGCGCGCTGCAAACCGAACAGCAACTGAGCCATGTGTATGAAGACGACCTGGCCGAGTCTTTCGCGCTGCTGCCAGAGGGCGAGCCGACACTGACGCCTGACAGCGGCAAGAAAACCGGCGACCGCAGTTACTTCATCACCGACACCTTCCGCCGGGTTATTTTCCCGGACCGTGAGTTGGCCCTGCATCAGTCGCGCATGGGCAAAAAGTCGTGGAGCCCGGTGGTGATTGCCGTGGCGCTGTTTGCCGGACTGGCCTTCATCGGCTGGCAGAGCCTGTCGTTCCAGAACAACCGCGAGTGGCTGGCGTCTCTGCGTCAACAGTTGACCGACCTTGAGCAATCCCCGGACCGCGCGCAATTGCTCGCCTCCGGCAAAGGCCTGGAGCTATTGCGCAATCAGTTGGCCACCATCGAGCGCTACCGGGCCAAGGGCGTGCCGCTGCAACTGAGCGGCGGCCTGTACCGGGGCGACGACATTTACCTCGCCACGCAGACCGCCTACCTGCAGCAACTGCGCACTCAAGCGCTTGAGCCGATTGTCCTGAACCTGCAACTGCGCATGCGGGAATTCAACGAATTCGCCAAAACCATGGATCCGCAAAACGCTGTCGTCACAGCGCCGGGCAAGGCTGGCAGCAAAGCCGCGCAGGCACGTGCTCAGGGTCAGAAAGCGCTGGACCGCAGTCTGCAAAACGCTGCGGCAGGCGTTGGCCGCCCTACCAGCCTGAGCAGCATTCCGCGCAGCACCAGCGACGTGACCGGTCGCCTGAGCAACGCCGGCAGAGGCGCTG
The DNA window shown above is from Pseudomonas sp. BSw22131 and carries:
- the icmH gene encoding type IVB secretion system protein IcmH/DotU; the protein is MTEAVMQGAVVAATDKPSLKDLVQDFISMALIVRRGRQVTSVTAFEASVDSFFTALERDARNANYSVDQVKDTQYALCAFLDESVLRSGDNALRRHFELQPLQFRFFGVHLAGEGFFEKIESLRADVKRNLDVLEVYHLCLALGFEGKFSLGQKDQLRYLANTLGQDIARYRKTPKALSPDWALPDQVSQMLRHEVPVWLYLALIALVCVGVYLTLDWLLGKDVAALAEHISQLFSA